Below is a genomic region from Candidatus Dependentiae bacterium.
TATAAAAAGATTAATAAATGAACTAAAAGATTATCGCAATAATCCCAAAAAAGTTGATATCCAATCCAAGATTTATAAAAAAATAACCGCGGCCATCAGAATAATCCAAGAGAATAAAAACACTAAAAGCTTTAAAGATTCTATCAATATGAGAGATAATGATGGCGACACTGCATTACATGTAGCATCTTTACTAAAATCACCAACTCTTTTACTAGAATTACTTTCAGTTAATGCGTATGTAAATGCTAAAAATAACAAGGGCGAAACTCCACTGCATATCGCTGCCCAAAAAGGCAATCAACCCATGGCAAATGCACTACTTGAACATGGTGCAAACATTTACGTTAGAGACTTTTTAGGAAAAACAGCTTTGCACTATGCTGCTGAAAATGGAAAAGCTGATCTCGCAAACGAACTGCTCAAGAATAACTCTTTTGTTAATCAAAAAGACAAGCAAGGAAATACTCCATTGCACTACGCCAACAGATTAAGCAAGCATAACGATTTATATGCATCTGAAAAAACTGAAGAATTTTTACTAGGAGCTCGAGCAGACAAATCTATTAAAAATAAAAATGGCAAAACTGCTAAAGAATTTGGCAAATACGTTTATTAGAACATTTACTATCTACTAATTTTATAAACAAATGCTCATAAACCAATAATTTAATTAATTTAAATTAAAAAAATCTTGATTTTGGTTATGCAAACTATGAGATGATATGAACTATTATATATTTTTATCCAAAAAAGGATGTGAAAAAATGAAGGACTTCAAAAAATTAAATGCAGCTTTTTTAAGCTTACTGCTCTTAAGTGGCAGTCATACGTATGGACCAGAAATTGACTATGATGAGTGGGATGATACAGGTATAGAAATAAAAAACAAACAAACAGCAGAAGAACTAAAAAAGATACAAAGAGAAGAACAACAAAGAAATATAGCAAAAAAAAATCAATCTAGAGCAAAAAACATTTCAACCCAAAACGCTGATGAAGCAAAAAACATTCCAATCCAAGACACTGATAAATATCTTGATAGTATAATGAACAAGGCTCCAAAGCCAGCTGTGAAAGCTCTTAGCTTCGACGAAAAAACACCAAAATATATTGCATCAATAGCAGGAACTGAACAGTTATTGTCAAATCTTTCTTTTATAAACATTAAAGACAATCAAAACAATACCCCGCTACACCTTGCAGTTCTAAAAAATGACGAATCTGCAATAAATGGTTTGTTAGAGAATAATGCAAGAGTAAATGAGAAAAACAGTGAAGGCAAAACTCCTTTAGATATTGCCTTCGATTTATCAAAAAATTCAAGATTTAATCGCCTTATGAATCAGGATGTAATCAAAAGATTAAGACAATCTGGAGCAAAAACATCTGCGGAGGTTGATGCTGCTAATCGCAGATAACAAACAAATAAAGAAGCGCTTCCAAAATAGGCGCGCTTCTTTATTTAAATTCAAAACTTTTTTAAAAGGCTTTTGGTCTTTTGCGAATATCATTAACAATTTGTTGTTTTGCCACTTGAAGCTCTCGCTCCATGATATGCATAACTTCATCAATAACTGAATACATCTCCTTACCCTCACGCTTTGCTATCAAGTCAAAATGTGGAGATTTAATTCGAACTTCACAAGAAAACATGTGATGATTTAAGCTTCCTTCAAAGACAACATGCACAAAAATAGAATCTGGCTCTTCTTTGCCAAAGTATTTTTTAAACACTGCTCCATTGCAACAGATGAGTCAATGCCCCTAAAAGTCATATCTGCTTGCATAAAAAAATCCTTTCTTAATAGTTTTTATTTCAGATTTGAAATAATTGTATTAAAAAAGGATTATAAATAACAAGGAAAGCTACAAACTATCTTAAGTCTCTTTTTGCCTTAGCGTAAAAGAACAGAGGAATACTTTTTAAATCTTTTGCTTTGCGCAAAATATTTTCAAAGAAAGCACGATGATTTTCTTCAAATATTTCTGTATTTCGTACGATCAGTTCAATTCTAATCGGAGCAGTACCTACTTGATGAGCTCTGTGAAAAGTTAACCTTTGACCATTTTTATACAAAGGAGTTTTAACCAAAGCATCCATAAAAAGATCTGTTAAATAACGCTCAGAAAAACGAGTTCCAAAGCGCTCCCAGACATCTTGAACCAAAGGTAAAACCTTGCCAACATTTTTACCCGTTTTGCACGAAATGCTTAAAGTCTCAAGTTTTTTCAAAAAGTATTTATATTCTTCTTTTGATGAATCCAAATATTCTTGTTTTTCTTCGTCAAGCAAATCCATTTTATTAAACAGAACAATGACCGCAGAACCATTTTCAAAAGCATAGGATGTTAATTTAAGTTCTTGAGAGGTCAATTCTGGCTCTTGGACATCAATTAAAAGTAAAACAATGTGCGCACGCTTAGCAGCCTGCAGCGCATTGGTTACCATCATGGACTCAAGCTCAGTATTTACACCACTTTTTCTGCGAACCCCAGCAGTATCAATTAATTCAACTACTTGCTTGTTAAAAGCAAAACGTTTTCGAAGAGCTTCACGAGTAGTTCCTGCAACAGGAGAAACAATAGAAAAATCTTGATCTAAGAGCAAATTCATGAGTGAAGATTTTCCCGCAT
It encodes:
- a CDS encoding ankyrin repeat domain-containing protein encodes the protein MKHFQKLKVTLLSLLTLSSNQISPMQKSLLQTEHASDDQPEHKTLKNSQSADYFTTDDEKDTLAENISDIKRLINELKDYRNNPKKVDIQSKIYKKITAAIRIIQENKNTKSFKDSINMRDNDGDTALHVASLLKSPTLLLELLSVNAYVNAKNNKGETPLHIAAQKGNQPMANALLEHGANIYVRDFLGKTALHYAAENGKADLANELLKNNSFVNQKDKQGNTPLHYANRLSKHNDLYASEKTEEFLLGARADKSIKNKNGKTAKEFGKYVY
- a CDS encoding ankyrin repeat domain-containing protein, whose translation is MKDFKKLNAAFLSLLLLSGSHTYGPEIDYDEWDDTGIEIKNKQTAEELKKIQREEQQRNIAKKNQSRAKNISTQNADEAKNIPIQDTDKYLDSIMNKAPKPAVKALSFDEKTPKYIASIAGTEQLLSNLSFINIKDNQNNTPLHLAVLKNDESAINGLLENNARVNEKNSEGKTPLDIAFDLSKNSRFNRLMNQDVIKRLRQSGAKTSAEVDAANRR
- a CDS encoding HPF/RaiA family ribosome-associated protein — translated: MFKKYFGKEEPDSIFVHVVFEGSLNHHMFSCEVRIKSPHFDLIAKREGKEMYSVIDEVMHIMERELQVAKQQIVNDIRKRPKAF
- the der gene encoding ribosome biogenesis GTPase Der, which encodes MNLMPKVVIVGRTNVGKSSLFNRIAPKVKSLTLDLEGVTRDMITDFVEWNGVKFELVDTGGIDLCKKADEMTCLVTQKVKIALEQASLLLFVVDGQTGIAEQDMHIRNFLHNLKKPVFVLVNKVDTFEHEENIGQFHKFGFDNIYGVSAAHGRSIGDLLDRVVEVISQTKPTVRVMDEEPEFKVAFLGRPNAGKSSLMNLLLDQDFSIVSPVAGTTREALRKRFAFNKQVVELIDTAGVRRKSGVNTELESMMVTNALQAAKRAHIVLLLIDVQEPELTSQELKLTSYAFENGSAVIVLFNKMDLLDEEKQEYLDSSKEEYKYFLKKLETLSISCKTGKNVGKVLPLVQDVWERFGTRFSERYLTDLFMDALVKTPLYKNGQRLTFHRAHQVGTAPIRIELIVRNTEIFEENHRAFFENILRKAKDLKSIPLFFYAKAKRDLR